One Apium graveolens cultivar Ventura unplaced genomic scaffold, ASM990537v1 ctg6593, whole genome shotgun sequence DNA window includes the following coding sequences:
- the LOC141703370 gene encoding uncharacterized protein LOC141703370 has product MATTGGRFTFTDLQNPLFLHPSDGPLSISVPKLQGSSDYRSWKCSLEIQLSSKRKLGFVHGNVTRSPDDATNAIQWDTCNNLVISWIHNNVSDSIHKSILYVESASEIWKQLEKRFSFTNGSQIDSLTVLPTLTVITPEITAF; this is encoded by the exons ATGGCAACAACGGGAGGTCGTTTCACCTTCACAGATCTACAAAATCCTTTGTTTCTACATCCATCGGATGGACCTCTATCAATTAGTGTTCCAAAACTTCAAGGCTCTTCAGATTATCGATCCTGGAAGTGTTCACTTGAGATTCAACTTTCATCGAAACGTAAGCTCGGTTTTGTTCATGGAAATGTTACTCGTAGTCCAGATGATGCTACTAATGCAATTCAGTGGGATACGTGCAACAATCTGGTAATTTCATGGATTCATAATAATGTTTCTGATTCTATTCACAAATCTATTCTATATGTTGAATCTGCAAGTGAAATTTGGAAGCAATTGGAGAAACGATTTTCGTTTACTAATGGATCTC AGATTGATAGTTTAACTGTGTTACCTACTCTAACTGTCATCACACCTGAAATTACTGCTTTTTGA
- the LOC141703371 gene encoding uncharacterized protein LOC141703371 gives MVSSPSYLSAAIRNIGNASGNAPLIIDTNHPYFLHPSDHPGLILITITLTESDYNQWFRSMKIALSSKLKLGFVDGSYTKPVNNDILLLHWTRCNDITNVPKLFNLIKELSYLSQGNLSISAYFTKFRSLHNELEALSSIPHCDCGKFSCNVNAKLDNFSKSTKLSQFLMGLGEQYTAIRGHLLLMTPVPNLSVAYSLLMQEKNQRELGVNTSIIDFVALFVKNHNNQGGNSGSYSNKSGRPNGNKKAVIENSIIYDFCQMSGHTRDKYFCVHGYPP, from the exons ATGGTGTCTTCTCCGTCATATCTGAGTGCTGCAATAAGAAATATAGGAAATGCATCAGGAAATGCTCCTCTCATCATTGATACTAATCATCCATACTTCTTACATCCATCTGATCATCCAGGTTTAATCCTAATCACTATCACTTTGACTGAATCAGActacaatcaatggtttagatcAATGAAAATTGCACTTTCCTCAAAGTTGAAATTAGGTTTTGTTGATGGATCTTATACTAAACCTGTTAATAATGATATTCTGCTATTACATTGGACTCGTTGCAATGATATT ACAAATGTACCGAAACTGTTCAATTTGATAAAGGAATTATCATATTTGAGTCAGGGAAATTTATCAATATCTGCCTATTTCACCAAGTTTAGATCTCTTCATAATGAATTGGAAGCACTCTCATCTATTCCTCATTGTGATTGTGGTAAGTTTTCTTGTAATGTGAATGCTAAACTGGATAATTTTAGCAAAAGCACAAAGTTATCTCAATTTCTCATGGGACTAGGTGAACAATATACTGCTATAAGAGGTCATCTGTTGTTAATGACTCCAGTTCCAAATCTTAGTGTTGCATACAGCTTGTTAATGCAGGAGAAGAATCAAAGGGAATTGGGAGTTAACACTTCTATTATTGACTTTGTGGCTTTATTTGTTAAGAATCATAATAATCAGGGTGGAAATTCAGGATCTTATTCTAACAAATCAGGAAGGCCAAATGGTAACAAGAAAGCTGTGATTGAGAACTCCATAATTTATGATTTCTGTCAGATGTCTGGGCATACTAGAGACAAATATTTTTGTGTTCATGGTTATCCTCCATGA